From a region of the Octopus sinensis linkage group LG18, ASM634580v1, whole genome shotgun sequence genome:
- the LOC115221609 gene encoding A-agglutinin anchorage subunit-like, translated as MQSTNTQSSTSTSLITSLAPSFSISFSSSSVSSSPPSTLSSSTSTSSPLSVPSSTSSYSFSSSFSYPSSLWSSWSTLSSSYHNAITQEGTSSVEADPVVTSTVTEAGGPSNAEGHPVTIVPTTPNLCWCPCSQTSMNLTQEELGMKLRQISSELSIPRKITSKYIRSKISIEDKRASSFYMGSAIVLTITIPFGLIILMDLFPLFKWAYGYLIS; from the exons ATGCAGTCGACTAATACACAATCTTCAACTTCAACATCGCTAATAACATCACTAGCCCCctccttttccatttctttctcttcttcttccgtCTCCTCATCACCTCCGTCTACATTatcttcctccacctccacctcttcTCCATTGTCTGTACCATCCTCTACTTCCTCCTActcattctcctcctctttctcataTCCCTCATCATTATGGTCATCGTGGTCGACACTGTCATCGTCTTACCACAACGCAATTACACAAGAAGGAACATCTTCAGTAGAAGCTGACCCAGTCGTTACCTCGACAGTTACAGAAGCAGGAGGACCATCAAATGCTGAAGGCCATCCAGTTACCATAGTCCCAACAACCC CGAATTTATGCTGGTGTCCTTGTTCACAGACATCGATGAATTTGACCCAAGAGGAACTAGGGATGAAGTTACGCCAAATCTCTTCAGAGTTATCCATTCCACGTAAAATCACATCCAAGTACATACGTTCAAAAATCAGTATAGAAGACAAAAGAGCTTCTTCTTTCTATATGGGCTCTGCCATAGTGCTTACCATCACCATTCCTTTTGGCTTGATCATTCTCATGGATCTATTCCCATTGTTTAAATGGGCATATGGTTATCTAATTTCATAA